Below is a genomic region from Sorghum bicolor cultivar BTx623 chromosome 9, Sorghum_bicolor_NCBIv3, whole genome shotgun sequence.
TTTATCAATCATCATGTGTGGTGAATGTGAATAAAAAGGATTCAAAAGTACTGAAGAAATCAGGAACTACAGGTACAGGACTGTTGATGCATAGCTGAAGAATTTCAGGTTTGCAGTCTTCAGCAGGTTGCATATTATAGTACCAATTACCAACATGTTACGGGCACTTACAATCTCACAATGCGAGGCACAAGGAGAAATTCAGTTcaacagcacagcacagcacagcaaaTACACGCAAGCAAGAATGGATTCGCATAACCTCACCTCACCGCGCCGGCGGCCGGATCCGCTATCTCCTCTGCTCTGCTCCGGTCCACAGCCTCCCGCGTTCGCGGGGCGCgggcctcgtcctcgtcctcgccgTCGTCGGGTCGCGCGTCCAGCCCCGCCCGCTCGGTGAGTTCGCCGCCCCGCCGCCTTAGTGTTCGTCGGGAGGAAACCGCCGCTGTCAGGACGGGGCGCGGGCCCTACCTGTCAGCGAGGCGGGGAGCCCCCGACCTCTCGCTCGGCTCGGCCTTCAAATACTCGCGCCTTCCCGGTGCGGACCAACTGCCAGAGGATCGATCCCTGTCTCTGACGTGGCGTCACGGTGACTTACTgactgacatgtgggcccccAGGAGACGGGCCGGTGGGCCCTAACGAACTCGCTCCCTCCCCTGCTCCGCGCAGCGAGGAACAGGAGGAACCCACGACACGAGCCCGACGACTTCGCGCCACCCCCAGCTCCGGCTCCGTGTCGATCGCCGCTCGCCACCGCcgggaggaagaaggaagaaagGGAAGAAAAAGGagtcggccggccggccggtcggTCGCCCTCCCGCGATCGGTGCGGGCGCTCGACGCGACGCGACGCGACACGATCGATCTCCGCCATGGACGTGTTCAACGGGGTGCGGTTCGTGCGGCTGCGGTGCTGCGCGCGGCGGGGCAAGTACCTGGCGGCGGACGCCGACGGGTCGAGCGTGTGCCTGACGGGGCAGCGCGGCGTGCACAACGCGGTGTGGGCGGTGCACCACGCGGCGGGGCCCGACGGCGGGCCATGCGTGCTCCTCCGCGGCGCCTACGGCCGGTACCTGCTGGCCACCAGCGTGCAGGCCGGCACGGGTCCTTCCAACGGCGTGGTCACCGCGCAGGACGGGCTCGGCGGCGCGCCTCCGCCGCCGGGAATGCTGTGGCAGGCCATCCCGCGACGGACCACCTTCGTCATCCGTAGCGGCACGGGACGGTACCTCCGCGCCAATGGCCGGTACCTCCGGTGGCGTAGGGCCGTCACCTCCGCCGGCGATAATGGCAGCACCATGATGCAGTGGGACATCGAGAACGTGCCTATCAGGATGACTCGCCCCTGCATTCTTGATCCCACCTACCAGGTACGTATCAATGGCTTCCTGTCCTTGTCGAACGGAGGATGATGGTCGTCGTCGTGTCTGCGATGAGCAGCTGACGCatgcgcggcggcggccgctgaCGGAGAGCGAGGTGGCGCGGCAGATCCGGTACGTGCGCGGCGAGACGGACGGGAGCGTGAACGAGGGGGCGTGGAGGACGATGCAGCTCAACACGCACAACCTGATGCAGCTGCGCCTCACGCTGGCGTGCCGCCTCGGCGCAAGCAGGGACGTCACCCGCACCACCCTCTGCGTCCGCGCCGGCCGCCACGCACACCTCAGCCCACTGCTCGTCGACCTGCCCATCGGCAACGACCGCATCGACATTGTCATCATCAACCACGGCACACCAGGTGGGTGAGGTTCAGTTTCAGCTCACGATTCTCGGATCACATCAGGCAATTACATGGCAAAAGATTGTGATAAGTTGTAGTCCTGCATTTTTGTGCAAATAGAGTTTCATAAGCTGCAAATGTCATTAAGAAATGCTTTCAGCTCTCTGTTAAGTTGGTGTTGTTGACAGAGGTAGTGCAAATGATTCATAATCTGCATCTGTCGTTGTCCTTGATAGAGATTGTGCAAATGTTTTCAGTCTTTCAGAAGCTGCACCAAATGCTGATGTTCTCCACTGTTTCTCAATGGTTTCAGCGGACAACGATTTGCGGTACCCAGATTTGCATGCTCCAAGAATTTTAGATAACTGCAAGGTCTCTGACAAATGAACAGCGGACAACGATCTGAACACATCTTTTGAAATACAGAGGTGACATCCTGGGGACTCTTTTTTCAGTTCTCTTGGAGCGCTTGAATAAGACCAGAAGAGTAGCTCAGTTCTCTTACGTAACTTTCAATAGATGTTCTGACATCAGCTCTACTCATGGGAGGCCAATTTGTTTGAAAACCAGGATGGTAATAGTTTTGCTATGGTTTTGACAACGATCTGGACATCTTACAGAAACTAGTTACTGAACATATTCATAGAACAGGCAGTGCATGGCTTTGACAGAGAATGTTGGCTGGAAATCTTACTCACAATGTGATTCTTCTGCTGATGATATGTTAGCCCATATCAACTAGTGATGTGTAAAAGGTACAATTCTACAGAGGTATGACAGATAACCTTGGTGAAAATAGTGGAACAGCAACTGCCAACTGAAGGTTTTCAGTACTTTCGATAAACAGCTTTATTCTAGTGTTTTCAGTAAACTCagtgcttttttttttcctatgtATAGTTGTATACCCTACTGGTACAAATTAACATGATTCTTTTAGGTAAGATCTGCACTGGCTTCTATGAGATCCTGTATATTTATTACTATGATTCTGGATATGATCTGTTATTTGCATTGCATTGGAAAGTATTCTTTTGAAAGAGAAGTTTGGGAGTCTTTTCTTGTAGGCAATTTGATTTTTATTTTGatttagcagaaaaataaacaTAGGATTGCATTCAACAAAAAGGGTTACTGAATTTTCTTTTCCTTTGAAGGAAAGCATATAATGCATGCTGATTCTTTTTTGCGGGTAAATACCATGACTAAGTAAAGATCATAGCTTCTAAGATGCTCACAATAACAGATCAAACTGGAAGGCGGTAGTACTGAATCGAAACAAGCTTACATGCATACGAGCATGATCATGACCAATCTGAAACTGACAGACGCAGCTCGGACTGAAAGTCTTCAAACATGATACATCGATAAAACGATAACAAGCAGACATGGCAGTTTAGGACTTAAACAGCAGCAGCACCAAACAAGCTTCGACAAGGGTTCCTCTCCCAGCAAAACGACAAGCATCAGCAGCTGAGTTTCGATCACTTCTTCCTAGCCAGGAAGACATCCGAGAGCACGGTGTCCGAACGCAGCACGGCCTTGAGAAGAGCCAGCCCCTGACGGCCAATTCCAAAGAAACAAACGTGAGAGTTAATTGACAGACACACTGACACAGACGCCAATCCAATCCAATTCCAAGAACGAACCTCGTCGGTGCCGACGGTGACGAACTTCTCGGCGAGCTCGACGTCCTTGCCGGCGGTGAACTTGTTGATGAGGGTGATGCTGGAGATGGCCGACATGGGGGTGACCTCGAGCCCGTCGGTTACCATATAGGTGACAACCCCCTTGACGTACCCTCCTGCGCCCTCGTCGCCACCCGGCGCCGAGGAAGaagaagccgccgccgccgccgcagcggcgGCGTACGGCAGGACGAAGGAAACCTCGGTGGCCATGAGCAGCTTGCACTGCGGGCACGTAACGTtggcctcggcggcggcggtggcgcagtAGCCCGCGCAGGTGTAGAGGCGGAACCTCCCGATCGGGgactcgtcgtcgccgccgcggccgcggaggaggaggagctcgcGGGCGTCCGGGTGCAGCACCTTGGGCTGCAGCAGGTCGGAGCGGTCCGTGCCCGGCTGCAGGTAGGAGGAGCCCATGCGGTCGACGCTCTCGTACAGCCGGCCCACGCTGCCGTCCATGGTGCCCGCGGAGACGAGCTTCGCCACGGCGCCGATGGGGAGGGTGAGGAGGCTGAAGACGAAGTCCACGAACTCCTTGCCTGCCTCCGCGAACAGCACCTTCTTCGCCTTGTTGTCGATCAGGAGCTTCAGGGAGATCTTGGAGGACGCCATGGATGGATGGGTCGATCGATCGGGGTGTTGGTGTTGATGGTGGCGTGGGGCGAGGACGAGATGGTGGTGGCGTACGTCGAGTGCGTGCGTTTGCGCCTTTATAGCCGCGGaaactgatgaagatgatgaatcGTTTGAGCTGGTGGGATCGAGATCGAATTTGCAGGAGTACGTCTCCCTGGCTTCTGATGGTGGAGAAATCAAGACGCCGTGACAGTAATTAAGGTGAACTTTCCATCTTCTCAACACTGCTGAAAGTTCGAATTGAAGGAAGAGTTACCGCCACCATCTTCAACACGTTCAAAAGGAGCAGGGGTATTGTGCTGAGCATGACGGAGGGGGGAAAAAAAGACGTAACGCTGGCACAACGCATGGTAGAATAACTATTTTTTTGATGAAAATAAACGCTAagtgcactcacaatgcaacactctatcacagagtccaa
It encodes:
- the LOC8068695 gene encoding uncharacterized protein LOC8068695, whose protein sequence is MDVFNGVRFVRLRCCARRGKYLAADADGSSVCLTGQRGVHNAVWAVHHAAGPDGGPCVLLRGAYGRYLLATSVQAGTGPSNGVVTAQDGLGGAPPPPGMLWQAIPRRTTFVIRSGTGRYLRANGRYLRWRRAVTSAGDNGSTMMQWDIENVPIRMTRPCILDPTYQLTHARRRPLTESEVARQIRYVRGETDGSVNEGAWRTMQLNTHNLMQLRLTLACRLGASRDVTRTTLCVRAGRHAHLSPLLVDLPIGNDRIDIVIINHGTPADNDLRYPDLHAPRILDNCKVSDK
- the LOC8068696 gene encoding uncharacterized protein LOC8068696 → MASSKISLKLLIDNKAKKVLFAEAGKEFVDFVFSLLTLPIGAVAKLVSAGTMDGSVGRLYESVDRMGSSYLQPGTDRSDLLQPKVLHPDARELLLLRGRGGDDESPIGRFRLYTCAGYCATAAAEANVTCPQCKLLMATEVSFVLPYAAAAAAAAASSSSAPGGDEGAGGYVKGVVTYMVTDGLEVTPMSAISSITLINKFTAGKDVELAEKFVTVGTDEGLALLKAVLRSDTVLSDVFLARKK